In Xiphophorus couchianus chromosome 8, X_couchianus-1.0, whole genome shotgun sequence, the following proteins share a genomic window:
- the LOC114149954 gene encoding uncharacterized protein LOC114149954, whose product MTPCKGYKEAKRLLHKHYGDELRIASAYVEKALKWPQMKADDGKALNAYAMFLIGCRNSIDIEFLEEMDNPTNLCALISKLPYKMKERWRTEAFNLKEQRGHRVIFTDLVNFIDRQAKIAIDPLFGDISDSRSPIAAKMNQKGKQAVKKEFRGSSFATNVPESKEPQERTAKVKPASNGKAVNTFDKPCLYCQQSHTLASCSKIKGQSHQERVEFLKSKGLCFSCLIPGHLSKSCKRKTECKECGFKHPDILHKEKDGSSASPRKNDGSTGEELLAAEVPITQESCALTGAGEADCVLWIVPVKVKSKNSEQYVETYAFLDPGSTATFCTEDLQKKLNVKGKPTKIRLSTMGQDAPENQKLMDSLVLSELKVCGLEDSMYIELPKVFTHSTIPVYAGNIPKQSDIQQWPYLSEVNLPELKADVGLLIGANCSKAMKPWRIINGQDGGPYAIKTTIGWVVSGPVRRNEAENETPHSFVNRISLVEIDNLLIQQYNTDFPERNYEDKEELSHEDKVFLRSVEKTTVFKNGHYCVGLPLHNEKLQMPNNRSVAEQRIASLERKFRKSPEFFEDYKNFMKAIITKGYAVRVPTNQLTREDNTMLRSIYRTMESITQKRRSFGWYLTAHPPTRIGI is encoded by the coding sequence ATGACACCATGCAAGGGCTACAAAGAAGCCAAGCGACTTCTGCATAAGCATTATGGAGATGAGCTTCGGATCGCCAGTGCGTACGTGGAGAAAGCTCTCAAATGGCCACAAATGAAAGCAGATGATGGGAAAGCGTTAAATGCTTACGCAATGTTCCTGATAGGATGTCGTAACTCTATTGATATTGAGTTCTTGGAAGAGATGGATAATCCTACCAATCTGTGCGCGTTGATATCCAAACTGCCCTACAAAATGAAAGAACGTTGGCGAACAGAAGCTTTCAACCTCAAAGAACAACGTGGTCACAGGGTCATATTTACTGATTTGGTGAACTTCATAGACCGCCAAGCTAAAATAGCAATCGATCCTCTCTTTGGTGACATATCTGATAGTCGCTCACCCATAGCTGCTAAGATGAACCAAAAAGGAAAGCAGGCCGTGAAAAAGGAGTTTCGTGGAAGCAGTTTTGCAACCAATGTTCCTGAATCCAAAGAGCCTCAAGAAAGAACTGCCAAGGTCAAGCCTGCTAGCAATGGAAAAGCGGTGAACACCTTTGATAAACCCTGTCTGTACTGTCAGCAGTCACACACTCTTGCTTCATGCAGTAAGATCAAAGGCCAGTCTCATCAAGAACGAGTGGAATTCCTGAAATCAAAGGGTCTATGTTTTAGTTGCTTGATCCCTGGCCATCTCAGTAAATCCTGTAAACGAAAAACAGAGTGCAAAGAATGTGGATTTAAGCACCCTGATATTctgcacaaagaaaaagatgGCAGTTCCGCCTCACCAAGAAAGAATGATGGTTCTACTGGTGAAGAGTTGCTAGCTGCTGAGGTTCCCATCACACAGGAGTCTTGCGCCCTCACAGGGGCCGGAGAAGCTGATTGTGTGCTGTGGATAGTACCGGTGAAAGTCAAGTCGAAAAATAGTGAACAGTATGTGGAAACGTACGCCTTTCTAGACCCGGGAAGCACGGCAACATTCTGCACGGAAGACCTGCAAAAGAAATTGAATGTGAAAGGGAAACCAACCAAAATACGTCTCAGCACCATGGGTCAAGATGCACCAGAAAACCAGAAGCTCATGGACAGTCTGGTTCTATCAGAGCTCAAAGTGTGTGGGCTGGAGGACAGTATGTACATCGAGTTGCCCAAGGTGTTTACTCACAGCACCATACCTGTTTATGCCGGAAACATACCCAAGCAGTCTGATATCCAACAGTGGCCTTACCTAAGTGAAGTGAACTTGCCAGAGTTAAAAGCTGATGTAGGCCTACTTATTGGAGCAAACTGTTCAAAAGCGATGAAGCCCTGGCGCATCATTAACGGCCAGGATGGAGGTCCTTACGCCATCAAGACGACCATAGGCTGGGTTGTGAGTGGACCTGTAAGGAGAAATGAAGCAGAGAATGAAACACCTCACTCATTCGTGAACAGAATCTCATTGGTGGAGATAGATAACCTGTTAATCCAACAGTACAACACTGACTTCCCGGAACGCAATTATGAGGACAAGGAAGAGCTGTCTCATGAAGACAAAGTTTTTTTGCGGTCTGTGGAAAAGACAACAGTTTTTAAGAATGGGCATTACTGTGTCGGATTGCCACTCCATAATGAGAAGCTCCAGATGCCTAACAATCGTAGTGTGGCAGAGCAACGCATTGCGTCTTTGGAAAGGAAGTTCAGGAAGAGTCCTGAGTTCTTTGAAGATTATAAGAACTTCATGAAAGCAATCATTACCAAGGGCTACGCAGTCCGGGTTCCAACAAACCAACTGACCCGAGAGGACAACACCATGTTGCGGTCTATATACCGCACCATGGAGTCTATCacccaaaaaagaagaagcttcGGGTGGTATTTGACTGCACATCCTCCTACCAGGATCGGTATCTGA